The Helicobacter cetorum MIT 00-7128 region GCACTCAAAGTTACCTTTAAAGCTCAAAGCAACGCTCTTTTATTTGCTAAAAGCATTAGTAGTTCTTTAAGCATGATGGGGTATTCGTATGTGTTGCCTATTAAAATGCAAAGTTCTTCTAGAATGAGCACTTTTTCTTATGAGATTAAGGCTGAATATGCCCTAGACCCTAATATCTTAATTGATACTATGAAAAAACATGGTTTTAATTTTGTGGATATTAGGCGCATCTCTTTAAAAGAATGGGAATATGATTTTTCTTTAGTAGAGGCTAAAATGCCTAATGCTAGGGTTTTAAGCTTGAGTAATGAGCCGGTTGAATTAAAGGAAGCGAGCGGGAAATATTGGCTGAGTGTGAGTCAAAATGCTCGTTTAAATATAAGCTCTAGCAATCCTTTATGGCAACCAAAAATTGTCTTTTATGATAATAATCTTAAAATCATTCAAGTAATTTCTGAACACAATAGAATGAAAGAAATCACCATTAATTTACTTGAGGGCGTGCGCTTTATCCAAGTTAGCGATACTAAAAATCCTATTGTCTTAAAAAATGGTATCAGCGTGGTTTATGACTCTAGCCATGAATAGTAGGGGGGAATGTGATAGAATGATAGATGATGGCTTATTAGAATTTGCAACAGAAAGTGTTCAGCGGTATTCTAATAAGGATTTTGGCGAACAACAAGTCAAGAATAGCCTTATTATGCCATTTCTTAAAGCACTAAACTATGATTGCTTTGACCCTAATATTATCTCTTTAGAATATCGTCCACCTCTTTATAAAGGCCAACAAGCTTGTGATTATATTATTACTTCTAAAAATAAGAGTAAGTTTTTAGTAGAGGCAAAAGCTATCAATGAAAATTTAAACAAGTATATTAATCAATTAGCTAGTTATTTCAATGCTAGTGTTGGGGTGCGTATAGCCATACTTACTAATGGAGTGCAATATTGGGTTTTTAGTGATTTAAAAATTCCAAACCTTATGGACGAAGAACCATTTTTGAAATTAGATTTGCTCAATTTAAGTTTGCAAGATAAAGAGATTTTAGAATATTTTACCTACGAAAATTTTGATGCTAGTAGGATTATTCAAAAAGTTTTAGAAAGAAAGTGTTATCAAGAAATTAAAGACATTTTAAAAAATGCTTTCACAGAACCTAATGAAAAATGGGTTAATTTCATCTCACAACAAACTACCATTAAAGAAATTTCATTCAACACAAAAGACTTGATTAAGAAAGCTTTTAATGAAATAATCCTAGAGCAACATCATTGCACAGATGAAAGCTATCAAGAGATTGAAAAAAGTAGCGTTATCCAAGAAGAATATAATGGCTTTGTGGTGTTAGATGAGAGAATAAAGTGGAAAAATAAGGTTTGTGAGTCTTTTATCTTTCTTGAAAAAGTGGAGCAAACTAAAGATAATCAAGAATTATTATTCAAAACCCTTATGAGATTATATGAGCTTGATGGTAAAAAGTTATTAGAGTTAGCCAAGCAAGATTATCGTGATTCTACTAGAAAATCAAGCAGTAATAGTGGTATAAAGCTTTCTTTAAGCAAGGAAAGAATTAAATCTAGTAGTAATGTAGAAATTAAAAAATTGCCAACACCTACACCCATATATTATTACGCCACGCTTAGTAGCGATTCAATTAAAAAGCTCATTATAAACTTGCTTAAGGAATTTAAACTTGAAGAAGAGAGTTTTAGAATTAAGCTTAGAGATAAAAAGGAAGAGTTGAAATAGAATTGTCTAAAAAATGCATGTTTTGCTAAAGTTAGGGGCTTATGGCATTCTTTTAAGAGCTTCAAAATAAGATAAAAATCTACTACAGAGATAATAAGAGAATAAAAACCAAAATATTAAAATAATATGCTGTTAATATTTTTAAGAGTTTAAAATTAATGATTTTAGTCAAAGAGTGCCGTTTAAATCTATTGAGCATACTTAAGAGCAACCTTAAAGATTACTCTTTTAAAAATTTATTGCTAGGATTATTCAATAATCTTAGGCACAATGAAGTAATTATCTTGGCTGTGTTTGCTTTGACTTAAAATATCTTGTGCTACACTAGGCTCATTTTGTGCTATATCTTCTCTTAGGGGGGTGCTTAGATTGGTATTAGTATTCAAATCGCTTGTTTCTAAAGCAAAGATATTTTCTACAAAGCCTAAAGTCTCAGCTAAATGGCTTTTAACACTTTCTTTATGCTCATCTTTAATCTCTAGCATGCTTAATTTTTCTAAGCGTTGTAATAATTTATCATCAATTTGCATTGTTTTTCCTTCAATTTAAAATAGGGGTTCATCCATGACTTCTGGGGCTTTAATACCCATAAGTTTTAACACGCTACTAGCGATGTTGTTTAAGGCTCCGTTTTTTAAGGCTTTGACACCATTTCCTAAAACAAAGCAATACACACTTCCAGCGGTGTGATTGGTTAAGGGATTGTGATTTTCATCTTTCATATGCTCGCAATTTCCATGGTCGCTTGTTAAAAGCATGGCATAATCTAATTCTTTAACTAATGAAAGGATTTTTCCTAAACATTCATCTACTACTTCTACGGCTTTAATGCTTGCTTCAAAGTTTCCGGTATGCCCCACCATATCACCATTAGCAAAATTAACAATGATTAAATCAGCGCCTAGTTTCATTTGCTCTAAGACTACAAGGGTTACTTCTTTGGCACTCATTTCAGGCTTTAAGTCATAAGTAGCCACTTTTGGGCTACTAATTAGCACTCTATTTTCATTTTTAAAAGGAGTCTCTACTCCGCCATTGATGAAGAAAGTTACATGGGCGTATTTTTCAGTCTCAGCGATATGGCTTTGAGTTAGGTTATGAGAAGAGACAACTTCAGCGAGCGTGTTTTGAATGTTTTCTTTAGGAAATAAAATAGGGTAGGAAAATGTTTTGTCATAAGGTGTCATGGTAGCGATATGGAGTTTTTTAAAAGTTTGACGCTTGAAAGCATTAAAATCTTTATCGCCTAAAGCACTCACTATTTCTTTAGCCCTATCATTTCTGAAGTTTATAAAAATAAAGCTTTCATCATCTTGCATGCCTAAATAACCTTTAAAGCAAGTGGGTAAAATAAATTCATCGGTAATGTTTTCGTTATACTGACTTTTAATATATTCACTAGGACTTAAAGGGGTGGGGTTTGTAAGACCCATTAAGCTGTTATAGGCGAGTTCAATTCTCTCAAAGCGTTTGTCTCTATCCATGGCATAAAATCGCCCGCTAATGGTGGCGATTTGAATGTTTTCATTACAAATAGCCTGCATTTGTTCTAAATAAGTTAAAGCACTTTTAGGGGCAACATCTCTGCCATCAGTGATTAAATGCAAACAGACCTTTTTATTGAGCTTTTGACTCTCTAAGGCTAGAGCGATAAAATGCTCAATATGTGAATGCACGCCCCCATCACTCATCAGCCCCATAAGATGAACAACCTTGCTTTTATGGATAGTATCTAAAAAAGCGGTGTTGTTTTTAAGCTCATCATTTTGAATGCTTAAAGAAATTTTGACTAAATCTTGATAGAGCACTCTACCAGCCCCAATACACATATGCCCCACTTCAGAATTTCCCATTTGTCCTTTAGGTAAGCCTACGCTTAAGCCATGCGTGTCAACGAGACTATAAGGCAAAGTTTCAAACATCAAGTCATAAGTAGGCTTTTTAGCATGAAAGAAAGCATTATAATCGCTATCTTTGCGATACCCAATGCCATCAGTAATAATAAGAAGAGTTTTTTGTGCCATATTTTAAAGTGTTTTAAGGCTCTTGCATGATAGCAATGCGATTGGCCAAAATGGCGTTTCTTTGCCCTTTGGTGCAACGCTTGCATACTTCATGGGGTTGCTTTTTAGTGTGGGTTTTAGCAAACCTTGGAGATACTTTTGGCTTATGGGTGCTCTTAGTTTTAGCGTGAGTGTTTTTAGCCATATGAGCGTGTGTCATAGGGCGTTTATGCTCTTTATTTTCAAACTCTTTGTAAGAAGTTTTAATTTCTTTGATTTCTTGTGTTTCTTTAGCCTTAACTTCTTTTATAGCTTGAATCTCTTGGGTTTTTGACTCTATGGGAGCTATTTGGGGTGTAATCTGATTTTTATTAACACTTGCTAAAAGTTGTGGCATGGTGTTGCCAATAGGGTCTAGGGCTAAATTGCTATTGGCGCTTTTTTGTAAGGCTTGATCCTTTTTGGCATGCTCATTAAAGAGTTTAGATTCTTTTAGGTGCTTGATTTTATCTTGAATGTCTTCATAATATTTTTCAGCATCTTCATTGGATTTTTGGTTTCTTTCCCAACGACTACCCTTATTGTAAGATTTAATCATATTTTTTAAATCGCCGTTATAGCGTGTTTTCCAATAGATTAATTCTTTAAGGGCTACTTCAGAAGCAAAGGTATTATTTTGGATAAGTAATTCACCCATTACATTGCGTAAAAAGGGGCTGTCTTTGTGTCCGTAGCTTTTTAATACGCTTGGAATATAAGCATGATAGACACCAGCACTTGGGTCAGAAAAATTCACTCTATAAGTTCCTGCACATGACTCTTTCCATGCAATACTTGCTAATTCATATCCTAGATTTTCCTTAGAGCCAAATTGATATGCAAATCGTAAGACTTCTTTTTGCTTGGGGTTAAATTCTTTAATATTATCGCATTTAGTCATTGCGGCAATATGTGTAACAGGAGACATGTTTTTATGTTTAATATTCTCAGCATTCTTTTGAGAACTTTCCTCTGCGTGTAAACTTAGGCTTAAAAGCATGCTTAGACTCGCACCTACAAAAAGGGCTTTTAGCTTAGTATTAGTAAATAAGGTTAAATTTTTCAAATGCTTACCTCTGTATTGAATTAAGAATTTATAAATAAGGGCAAATTTGAGTATAATTCTACCACAAATTTAGCCTAGCTTACATTTAGGATAAAGTTAAATTTTGAGGGAGACATAAATTTTGGTTGCAGAAGAATTATTAATAGAGATTTTGACTGAAGAATTACCCGCACAAGCGCTATTGAATGAATATAAAGAAATGCCTCAAAAATTAGAAATGCTTTTTCAAAAATATGCACTAGAAGTAGGGGAATTGGAGATTTTTTACACCCCTAGGCGTTTGTGTTTGTTTATCAAAGATTTCCCCCTTTCAACCAAAGAGACTAGAGAAGAGTTTTTTGGAGCACCCATTGAAATTGCTTGTAATAACAAAGATAAAACGCAAGGCTTAAATGCGGTGGGTTTGGGGTTTTATAAGAAATTAGGACTAGAATTAAAAGACAATAAACATTTCCAAACAGCTTTTAAAAACAATAAAGAAGTGCTTTATTACGCTAAAATCAATGCCCCACAGCCTACAAAACATCTGATTATGCCTATTATTGTGGAGTTTTTAGAGAGTTTGAATTTTGGAAAATCTATGCGTTGGGCTAGCGTAGAAAAGAGCTTTATTAGACCTATTCATAATATTTGCGTGTTGTTTAACCAACAAGATTTCAATGATATTGAAGTAAAAGAATATGGTTTTAAAACCAAACAAGCCACACAAGTGCATAGACAAGAGAGTTTTGAATATATTAAGGTTAGTAGTCCTAAGGAATATTTTGAAATTTTAGAAAAACACCATGTTATTTTAGATTCAAAAAAGCGTGAAACTAAAATCCTTCAAGAGATTAGAGAGTTAGAAAAGCATTACAATATTGTAGTAGAGATTGATACTAATTTACTCAAAGAAGTCATAGCCATTACGGAATACCCTACAGCACTTTTTGGGGAGTTTGACAAGGAATTTTTGAAATTACCCAGTGAAATTATTATCACTTCCATGAAAGAAAATCAACGTTATTTTGCTACCTTTAATAAAGACAGCAAGACATTACACAACGGCTTTATTGTGGTGAGTAACGCCATTAGCAAAGATAAGCAAAAAATTATTCTAGGCAATCAAAAGGTTTTAAAAGCTCGTTTAAGTGATGCAGTTTTCTTTTATGAAAATGATTTGAAAAAGCCCTTAGATAACGCCCCTTTAGAGAATGTTGTCTTTGTGCAAGGCTTAGGAACTTTAAAAGATAAAGTGGAGCGTGAGTTAATTATCGCCAAATATTTAACACAAAAATACTCTTCACATTTAAACATGCCTTTAGAAAAAGCCCTTGAACTCATTCTTAGAGCCATTAAAATCGCTAAGGCAGATTTACTGACTGAAGTGGTGTATGAATTTACAGAACTTCAAGGGATTATGGGCTATTACTACGCTTTAGCCCAAAATGAAGATAAGCTCGTTGCTTTGAGTATCAAAGAGCAATACTTACCCACAAGCGAAAACGCCCCCTTACCTTCTAATGTCTTTAGTGCGATAGTTTCTTTAAGCCTTAAGATAGATAGCTTGTTTGCTCTTTTTAGTGTGGGTAAAATTCCTAGTGGTTCTAAAGACCCTTACGCATTAAGGCGTATGGGATTAGGGCTATTAAAGATTATTTCTCACTATGAATTAGACTTTGATTTAAAAGTAGATTTAGAAAATATACTACAAGAAGTGGGCGTTTATAAAAGCTTTGATTTAGAGATGTTAGAGAAGTTTTTACTAGAGCGATTTGCAAATTTAATAGAGTGTAACCCATCAATTATTAGAAGCGTGCTTAATGCCAATGAGCGAGATATAGTGAAAATCATTCAAAAAGTCAAAGCCTTAAAACGCTTTTTGGATAACCCAAAGAACGCTCAAAAGAAAGAATTACTTTTTAGTGCTTTCAAACGCCTAGCTAACATTAATAAAGATAGAAATCTCAATGAGCCTAGCAATTTTTCAACAAATCTTTTTAAAGAGCCACAAGAACATGCCCTTTTTAGTGCATACAATGAGCTAAAAACGAGCCATTTTGATAGTTTAGATAGCAAGATAGAGGCTTATTTTAGTTTGCATGAGCCTTTAGAAGAGTATTTTAAAAGCGTGCTAGTTATGGATAAAGATAAGGAAATTCAAGAAAATCGCAAGAATTTCTTGCTAAGTATTTATAAGAGTTTCTTAGAAATCGGGGATATTAAAGAAATTGCCATTTAAAATGTTGAAACTTTTCTTTAAAACCAAACCCTTTATTTTAGTTTTAGCTTGTAGTGCTTTTTTAAATCCCCTTAGTGCACGCACTTTTACCTTAAAAGAGTTTTTAAAAGAAGTAGAAACTAACTCTATGGAGTTAATCGCTAAAAAAGCTGATTTTAAGAGCCGATTGAATGAACAGCGCTCTATAAACTCTTGGGATTTTCCCTATATTGATAATGAAACTTCTATGGTTAAAAACTATCAAGGTATTGTAGAGGCTCAGCCTAGAACCGTTTTAGTCATTAAGCCAAAACTCCCATGGGTTAGTTCATTACTATCTAAAAGCCTCTCTATTAAAACCATTCAATATGATAAAAGTTATAAGTTAAGCAAGAATCTTGCCTTTATAGGGGCAAAACGCTTGTATCTCACTTATGTTATCACCAAAGAAAAATACAAAATTTATGTGCAACGAGAAAATAATTTCTACTCTCAGCTAGAAATCGCTAAGAAAAAGGTCAAAGCTGGGAGCATGAGCGAAAAGGACTATATCAATTTTAGAAATTCTTATTTAGAATCTAAGCTTGCTAAAACCAATATTGAAACTAGATTGATTAATTTAGAAAAACTACTAGATACCATGTTAGCGATTGTAGAGCCAGTCAAACAAGATGCTCATTTTGATACTTATTTAAACCATTTGCATGATGTAAAGGTGCTAGGCTTAGATTTTGAGTATGTGCGTTTAGAGCCACAATCTTTAAAGCGCATTTTAGACCATTCTTTATATGTGGATATTTTGGATTTAACAGCTAAGGATTATGGGGTTAATGCTAAACTAGCCAATAGAGATGTGTTTCATAATTTTGAATTTGGACTTGGGGCTGAGAGCTATAACTCTTCTACCAACTTTTCTATGGATATTCGTATCCCCCTACCTTTAACCCCAAAAAATATCTATCAAAAGCGTAAGTTTTTAGATTTGCAAAGTGGGGCACTCGCTCAAAATGAGGTAACAAAGAGAAATATTAGAATTAATGCTAATTCGTATCTTAACCAACTAAAAACTAAAGAAGAGTATATTAAGGTGCAAAAAGAGGCGATTGATAATAAAAAGCGCCTTATGGAAATGGGGCGTGTGGCTTATGAGGCGCAAAAAATTGGTTTGTTTGAATATTTGATTTATCAAAATTCTTACATGGACGCTCTTATTGCCTTAGCAGAGGCAAAGGTTGAGTATGTCAATATTACCGCTCTTTTAGAAGAGACATTAGGAGAAAGTTTGACAAGATTAGGAGAATTGAATTGAAAAAGTCATTATGCTTAATCTTTTTATGCATGGTTTTTAAGCTTTCTTTAGAGGCTAAAAGCTATCAAGAGATTATTTTAAGCGAACAGCAACTAAAGCATATGGGCTTGCATGTGCTTAGATTGGATAAAGAGATTTTTAGTAAAGGACTTCCTTTTAACGCTTATATTGACTTTGATAGTAAAAGCTCTGTGGTTCAAAGCTTGAGCTTTGATGCCTCAGTAGTGGCAGTGTATAAGCGAGAGGGCGAGCAAGTCAAAAAAGGCGATATGATTTGTGAAGTAAGTTCTATTAGCTTAAGCAATCTCTATTTTGAATTACAAAACAATAGAAATAAACTTAAAATTGCCACTGATGTTACTAAAAAAGATTTAGAGCTTTATAAAGCGGGGGTAATTTCCCAAAGAGAATACCAAACAAGCTTTTTAGCAAGTGAAGAAATGAGACTTAAAGTAGAGCAGTTAGAGACTACTTTCAAAGGTTTTGGCATAGACCCTAAAAAACCTAAGGGGGATTATGGTTTTAGAATTGTTGCAAGAGATAGTGGCTTATTGTCTGTTGCTCCTAAAAATGCCGGCGAAAAGATTTTAGCCTTCACTAGTTATGTGCGTATTTCTAAGAGCAGTAATTTGATTGCACGCATTAAATTACCCGTAGATGTCTCTAGGCATATTAAACAAGGCTCTCTAATTTATAGTAGTGATGGCATGTGGATAGGAGAGATTCAAAGCGTTTCAGTTGTTTTAGATAGAGGCTCTAATACTATTTTAGCAACAGCTCTTATTAGTGAGAAGAGCTATCATGTGGGCGAAATGGTGGAAGTCTATATTCAAGGCTCACAGCCTAAAGACTCGGTATTAGTCCCCTCAAAAGCTCTCATTAGAGATGGCAAAAATTATTTAGCTTTCATTAGAACTTCTAAGGGGTTTAGGCCTATCATAGCCCATGTTTTAGAGGAGCGCAATAAGACTTTTGTTGTTAGTAGTGATAGCCTAAAGCCTAGCGATAGCGTGGCAACGGGCGCACTCATTGGATTAAAAGGCATGATAAATCACTTAGGGGAAGAGTAATGTTGGCCTCTATTATTGAGTTTTCCTTACGCCAACGAATTGTAATTATTGTTTGTGCGTTTTTGACCTTATTTTTTGGGACTTATAGCTTTATTAGTACGCCCGTAGATGCTTTCCCTGATATTGCGCCCACTCAAGTAAAAATCATCTTAAAACTTCCGGGTTCAAGCCCAGAAGAAATGGAAAATAACATTGTGCGCCCTTTAGAATTAGAGCTTTTAGGCTTGAAAGGGCAAAAATCTTTAAGAAGTGTCTCTAAATACTCTATTTCAGACATTACCATAGATTTTGATGATAGCGTAGATATTTATCTTGCTCGCAACATGGTTAATGAACGCCTTATTGGTGTAATGAAAGACTTGCCAGTAGGGGTTGAGGGGGGCATGGCACCTATTGTTACACCCCTATCAGATATGTTTATGTTTACGATTGATGGGGATATTAGTGAAGTAGAAAAGCGCCAGCTCTTAGATTTTGTAATCCGCCCACAATTAAGAATGATTAGTGGTGTGGCTGATGTCAATTCTATTGGGGGTTTTAGTAGGGCGTTTGTGATTGTGCCAGATTTTAATGATATGGCAAGACTTGGAGTGAGTGTCTCTGATTTAGAAGAAGTTTTGAGGGCTAATTTAAGAAATAGCGGGGCAGGGCGAGTGGATAGAGATGGTGAGACTTTTTTAGTAAAAATCCAAACCGCCTCATTAAGCCTAGAAGATATTGGTAAAATCACCGTTTCTACCAAAATGGGACATTTACATATCAAAGATTTTGCAAAAGTAGTGAGTGAGTCTCGCACTCGCTTAGGCTTTGTTACTAAAGATGGTTTAGGTGAGACTACACAGGGCTTAGTTCTGTCTTTAAAAGGAGCCAATTCTAAGCAAATTATCACACAAGTGCGTAAAAAATTAGAAGAATTAAAGCCCCTTTTGCCTCAAGGGGTATCTATCAATGTGTTTTATGACCGCTCAGATTTCACACAAAAAGCTATCGCAACCGTTTCTAAGACTCTAATAGAGGCGATTATTTTAATTATTATCACGCTCTTTTTATTTTTAGGAAATTTACGAGCAAGTATTGCAGTAGGAGTGATTCTGCCCTTAAGCCTATCAGTGGCATTTATCCTTATTAAAGCGAGTGATTTGACCTTAAATTTAATGAGTTTGGGCGGACTCATTATTGCCATAGGCATGTTAATTGACTCTGCAGTGGTAGTGGTAGAAAACGCTTTTGAAAAATTAAGCAATAATACCACTACCACCAAATTGCATGCGATTTATCGCTCATGCAAAGAAATAGCTGTTTCAGTGGTTAGTGGTGTGATTATTATTATTGTGTTTTTTGTGCCCATTTTAACTTTGCAAGGACTAGAGGGCAAAATGTTTAAGCCTCTAGCTCAAAGCATTGTTTATGCGCTATTAGGCACTTTGGTGCTTTCAATCACCATTATTCCTGTGGTAAGCTCATTGGTATTAAAAGCAACGCCTCATAGTGAAACCTTTCTCACACGCTTTTTAAATAAAGTCTATGCTCCGTTACTAGAATTTTTTCTTCATAATCCTAAAAAGGTCATTATAGGGGCGTTTATATTTTTGGTCTTAAGCTTATCGCTTTTTCCTTTTGTAGGTAAGACTTTTATGCCAAATTTAGATGAGGGCGATGCGATTTTAAGCGTAGAGACCACTCCCTCTATTTCTTTAGAGCAATCAAGAGAGCTTATGCTTAAGATTGAAAAAACTATTAAAGATAATGTCAAAGAAGTTAAAACCATAGTTGCACGCACAGGCGCTGATGAATTAGGACTTGATTTAGGGGGGTTGAATCAAACGGACACTTTTATCTCTTTTATCCCTAAAAAGGAATGGTCTGTAAAAACTAAAGAGCAATTATTGCAAAAAATTATGGATTCTTTAACGGACTTTAAGGGGATTAACTTTTCTTTCACTCAGCCTATTGAAATGAGAATTTCTGAAATGCTAACGGGTGTTAGAGGGGATTTAGCGATTAAAATTTTTGGCGAAGACATTTCTAAATTAAACCAACTAAGTTTTAAAATCGCTCAGCTTTTAAAGGGCATTAGAGGTTCTAGCGAGGTTTTAACCACGCTTAATGAGGGGGTAAACTATTTATATGTTACTCCCGATAAAGAGGCTATGGCAAATGTGGGGATTGCAAGCGATGAGTTTTCAAAATTTCTTAAATCCGCTTTAGAGGGCTTGATTGTAGATACGATTCCTACAGGGCTTTCACGCACTCCTGTAATCATTCGCCAAGAGAGTGATTTTGCTAGTTCAATTACCAAGCTTAAAAGTCTTGCATTAACCTCTAAGTATGGTGTTGCAGTGCCTATAACTTCTATTGCAGATATTGAAGAAGTTGATGGCCCCGTTTCAATTGCAAGGGAAAATTCAAGGCGCATGAGTGTGGTGCGTAGCAATGTAATAGGGCGAGATTTAAATGGTTTTGTAGAAGAAGTTAAAAAGGTCATTAAAGAGCATGTTGAATTGCCACCGAATTATTTTATCACTTATGGGGGGCAGTTTGAAAACCAGCAACGAGCTAATGCAAGGCTTTCAACCGTGATTCCTTTAAGTATATTAGCGATTTTTTTCATTCTCTTTTTTACCTTTAAGAGCATTCCTCTAGCCTTACTCATTCTTTTAAACATTCCCTTTGCAGTAACCGGCGGACTCATTGCGCTCTTTTTAGTAGGAGAGTATATTTCAGTGCCAGCAAGTGTGGGCTTTATCGCTCTTTTTGGGATTGCAGTCTTAAATGGGGTGGTAATGATAGGGTATTTTAAAGAGCTTTTATCACAAGGTAAGAGTGTGGAAGAATGCGTGATAGAGGGGGCTAAAAGGCGTTTAAGACCGGTTTTAATGACGGCTTGTATTGCTGGATTAGGGCTAATCCCCTTATTATTTTCTCATAGTGTAGGCTCAGAAGTTCAAAAGCCTTTAGCGATTGTTGTGCTTGGAGGTTTGGTTACTTCAAGTGCTTTGACTTTACTTTTATTGCCACCGATGTTTATGCTAGTGGCTAAAAAAATCAAAGTGATTTAGGGGACTAAATGTTAGCTTTAGAATTATTTGTAGAAGTATATTTAAAGGATACTATCATAGACTTTTTATTCGCTCAAGGCTTTGATGACTTTTTTTGCACGCCTTGTCATAAATATGCCTCCCCCTCAGAGCTTTTAAGCCAAAAAGAGCAAGTGAGCGGTTGTAAAGATTATGCGAAATTCAGACTCTTTTTAGCAGATAATGTAGCATTAGAATTAAGCCAAGCTTTACGAGATAAATTTACCTCTAAGGGTATCAAGCTTTTTTATACCCAAGTGCATGAATTATAAGTTTCATTTTGTAGCATAATCTATTGAATTAAAAATTAAGAGATTTTTTTTACGCTACAAAAACTTTTTAAAATCTTAAAAAACATAGCCTAAATTAAAAGCATGAATGCCTCAAAAAGGTATTTATAGCGCTTTTTGCCATGCTAATATTACTAAAATACGCTTTTAAAATAATATTTTCAAAAATGCTAAAAAATCAAGGAAAAAATTACTTTTTTGTTGCTATATTTACATTAAACTATTAACTATATTAGGAATAAAATATGAA contains the following coding sequences:
- a CDS encoding efflux RND transporter permease subunit: MLASIIEFSLRQRIVIIVCAFLTLFFGTYSFISTPVDAFPDIAPTQVKIILKLPGSSPEEMENNIVRPLELELLGLKGQKSLRSVSKYSISDITIDFDDSVDIYLARNMVNERLIGVMKDLPVGVEGGMAPIVTPLSDMFMFTIDGDISEVEKRQLLDFVIRPQLRMISGVADVNSIGGFSRAFVIVPDFNDMARLGVSVSDLEEVLRANLRNSGAGRVDRDGETFLVKIQTASLSLEDIGKITVSTKMGHLHIKDFAKVVSESRTRLGFVTKDGLGETTQGLVLSLKGANSKQIITQVRKKLEELKPLLPQGVSINVFYDRSDFTQKAIATVSKTLIEAIILIIITLFLFLGNLRASIAVGVILPLSLSVAFILIKASDLTLNLMSLGGLIIAIGMLIDSAVVVVENAFEKLSNNTTTTKLHAIYRSCKEIAVSVVSGVIIIIVFFVPILTLQGLEGKMFKPLAQSIVYALLGTLVLSITIIPVVSSLVLKATPHSETFLTRFLNKVYAPLLEFFLHNPKKVIIGAFIFLVLSLSLFPFVGKTFMPNLDEGDAILSVETTPSISLEQSRELMLKIEKTIKDNVKEVKTIVARTGADELGLDLGGLNQTDTFISFIPKKEWSVKTKEQLLQKIMDSLTDFKGINFSFTQPIEMRISEMLTGVRGDLAIKIFGEDISKLNQLSFKIAQLLKGIRGSSEVLTTLNEGVNYLYVTPDKEAMANVGIASDEFSKFLKSALEGLIVDTIPTGLSRTPVIIRQESDFASSITKLKSLALTSKYGVAVPITSIADIEEVDGPVSIARENSRRMSVVRSNVIGRDLNGFVEEVKKVIKEHVELPPNYFITYGGQFENQQRANARLSTVIPLSILAIFFILFFTFKSIPLALLILLNIPFAVTGGLIALFLVGEYISVPASVGFIALFGIAVLNGVVMIGYFKELLSQGKSVEECVIEGAKRRLRPVLMTACIAGLGLIPLLFSHSVGSEVQKPLAIVVLGGLVTSSALTLLLLPPMFMLVAKKIKVI
- a CDS encoding DUF3240 family protein — encoded protein: MLALELFVEVYLKDTIIDFLFAQGFDDFFCTPCHKYASPSELLSQKEQVSGCKDYAKFRLFLADNVALELSQALRDKFTSKGIKLFYTQVHEL